In Bacillus sp. SM2101, the following are encoded in one genomic region:
- a CDS encoding ATP-binding protein produces MSKHERQMIIIGLILAILFLYFLNPVTNSNPSAPTANKGVIDLTNWNFKKDGLVSLNGNWEFYENVLLQPAILNKNDFSNNFRNVPNVGNQIRGSSVINKDGFATYRLKVLLNDKHTDQLFGIKINDIRMAHKLFINGYLVGQSGEPTNNVETQQIGNIPYAKYFPLNQSSFELVIQVSKYDYYDGGIIDDIEFGFQEDISKLQLISFGTDLAIIFVLLLFCVYHMSIYFMKMKSNKFYLYNGLFFLCLLISYSCRSEKLFMLFFPSISIDTAYKIQDISAYSAILFIFLFLHALDATLLSKRVMRIACSLLVIYPLIVLLFPYDKYTHMEMFFLFISGGCLSFIFFKLVWVFYKRKYDEVEKRELLLLSSIFIFLFFMYFGTINFFDIMVALTGEFIQWEPILKTRSQIIYDLGQYREISIVIFVAVMYILLALRYTHTFGMLESLSNKLISMNKMKDEFLAKTSHELKTPLHGIINISSYLLDKKDQMSNNERNNLTLIHDTSVKLSNLVNDLIDVSRLKNGQLQLHIATVDIKVSAQIVFDVLAFEVQGKNIDLINNLHDYALVEADENRLRQILYNLIHNAIKHTERGEITVSSQKIEETLYIYIEDTGIGIPDEKREEIFSYYEQLDQFMQVDSYQSMGLGLYISRQLIEKMNGRIWVDWTEVGIGSRFCFTLPIAQNPKLVEEVASTTTASTYRRNEDLQSDNDTTANSDQTILIVDDERANIQVLQNMLSKQHFKVIISFSANDALSKLNEHPHIDLVITDVMMPEMSGIELCQKIRESKSFISLPVLLATVKDMPEDIALGFNAGANDYITKPFDSNTILARIQTLLAMKTSMEDAFNNELAFLQAQIKPHFLHNALSTIASLCYTNVDDAIRLLKMLNQYLRIIYNTTPQTMFIPLEQELQLIEAYVEIERVRFKWLNFTASIDDELDGIYIPALCIQPFVENAIRHGVFNKKGEGNVSLSITNRKTSILIIIEDDGVGLSEEALKQFKNGELKNAGIGMTNIRRRLASLNEAHIQVDSKINCGTKITLELRKRVKDDLYDTELEGL; encoded by the coding sequence ATGAGTAAGCATGAACGTCAAATGATCATCATCGGATTAATATTAGCAATACTTTTTCTATACTTTTTAAATCCGGTGACTAATTCTAACCCATCTGCTCCAACTGCTAATAAAGGAGTTATCGACCTTACCAATTGGAACTTTAAGAAGGATGGCTTAGTTAGTCTTAATGGGAATTGGGAATTTTATGAAAATGTGCTATTACAACCTGCTATTTTAAATAAAAACGATTTTAGTAACAACTTTCGAAATGTTCCGAACGTTGGTAATCAAATACGAGGTTCGAGTGTAATAAATAAAGATGGGTTTGCTACCTATCGACTAAAGGTATTATTAAATGATAAACATACTGACCAACTTTTCGGAATTAAAATTAATGATATACGCATGGCACATAAATTGTTTATTAACGGTTATTTAGTCGGGCAGAGTGGGGAGCCTACCAACAATGTAGAGACGCAACAAATCGGTAATATTCCTTATGCAAAGTATTTCCCGCTAAATCAATCCTCTTTTGAATTAGTCATACAAGTATCTAAATATGATTATTATGATGGGGGTATTATTGACGATATAGAATTTGGCTTTCAAGAGGACATATCTAAGTTGCAACTCATCTCTTTTGGTACAGATTTAGCTATTATTTTTGTTTTGTTGTTATTTTGTGTATATCATATGAGTATTTATTTTATGAAAATGAAAAGTAACAAGTTTTATTTATACAATGGATTATTTTTCTTATGTTTATTAATCTCTTACTCATGTAGAAGTGAGAAGCTCTTTATGCTGTTTTTTCCATCAATTTCAATTGATACGGCCTATAAGATTCAAGATATATCAGCATATAGCGCAATTTTATTCATATTCTTATTCCTTCATGCGTTAGATGCGACATTACTTTCTAAGAGGGTGATGCGTATTGCATGCTCACTCTTAGTGATTTATCCTTTAATAGTTTTGCTGTTTCCTTATGATAAATATACTCATATGGAGATGTTTTTCTTATTTATTAGCGGAGGTTGTTTAAGTTTTATTTTCTTTAAGTTAGTGTGGGTATTTTATAAAAGAAAATATGATGAGGTCGAGAAAAGAGAGTTATTACTATTATCGAGCATATTTATTTTTCTTTTTTTTATGTATTTCGGTACGATTAATTTCTTTGATATTATGGTAGCTTTGACTGGAGAATTTATACAATGGGAGCCGATTTTAAAAACTCGGTCTCAAATTATTTATGATTTAGGCCAATACAGAGAAATAAGTATTGTTATCTTTGTAGCGGTAATGTATATTTTATTAGCTCTTCGATATACACATACATTTGGCATGCTTGAAAGCTTGTCGAATAAGTTAATTTCAATGAACAAAATGAAAGATGAGTTTTTAGCAAAAACTTCTCATGAGTTAAAAACACCATTACACGGTATTATTAATATTTCTTCATACTTGTTAGATAAAAAAGATCAAATGTCAAATAACGAAAGGAATAATCTTACACTCATTCACGACACCTCAGTTAAGCTATCCAATTTAGTAAATGATTTAATTGATGTCTCCAGACTAAAAAATGGACAATTGCAGTTACACATAGCAACTGTAGATATTAAAGTATCAGCTCAAATCGTGTTTGATGTACTCGCATTTGAAGTGCAAGGGAAAAATATTGACTTAATAAATAATCTACACGATTATGCGTTAGTAGAAGCTGACGAAAATCGTTTGCGCCAAATCTTGTATAACTTAATCCATAACGCGATAAAGCACACAGAACGTGGGGAAATTACTGTTTCATCTCAAAAAATAGAAGAAACCTTATACATATATATAGAAGATACGGGAATAGGAATCCCAGATGAGAAAAGGGAAGAGATATTTAGTTATTACGAACAATTAGATCAATTTATGCAAGTTGATAGCTATCAAAGTATGGGTTTAGGGTTATATATTAGTCGACAATTAATAGAAAAGATGAATGGTCGTATTTGGGTCGATTGGACTGAAGTTGGTATAGGGTCTAGATTTTGTTTTACCCTACCGATTGCCCAAAATCCGAAGCTAGTCGAAGAAGTTGCATCAACAACAACTGCATCTACATATAGACGAAATGAGGATTTACAAAGCGATAACGACACTACTGCTAATTCTGATCAAACGATTCTCATCGTAGATGACGAACGAGCTAATATTCAAGTGCTTCAAAATATGTTATCAAAGCAACATTTTAAGGTTATTATTTCATTTTCAGCGAATGATGCTTTAAGTAAACTCAATGAACATCCTCATATTGACCTTGTTATAACTGATGTGATGATGCCAGAAATGTCGGGAATTGAGCTTTGTCAAAAAATAAGGGAGTCAAAATCATTCATATCATTACCTGTTTTGTTAGCAACAGTGAAAGATATGCCAGAGGACATCGCTCTTGGCTTTAACGCTGGTGCGAACGATTATATTACGAAACCCTTTGACTCCAACACGATATTAGCGAGGATTCAAACATTGCTTGCTATGAAAACATCGATGGAGGATGCTTTCAATAATGAACTAGCTTTTTTACAAGCACAAATAAAGCCACACTTTTTACATAATGCTCTTAGCACAATTGCATCTCTATGTTATACAAATGTTGATGATGCTATTCGATTGCTCAAAATGTTAAACCAATACTTACGTATCATTTACAACACAACTCCTCAAACGATGTTTATACCACTAGAGCAAGAATTACAGTTGATAGAGGCTTACGTGGAAATTGAAAGAGTTAGGTTTAAGTGGTTAAACTTTACAGCTAGCATAGATGATGAGTTAGATGGAATCTATATTCCTGCATTATGTATTCAGCCTTTTGTTGAAAATGCGATTAGACATGGAGTGTTTAATAAAAAAGGAGAAGGAAATGTTTCATTATCAATTACAAACCGTAAAACCTCTATACTTATTATCATAGAAGATGACGGGGTGGGATTGTCGGAGGAAGCATTAAAGCAGTTTAAAAATGGAGAACTGAAAAATGCAGGGATAGGTATGACGAACATAAGAAGAAGATTAGCATCTTTGAATGAAGCGCATATACAAGTTGACTCAAAAATAAACTGTGGAACTAAGATTACATTGGAATTACGAAAAAGAGTCAAGGATGACTTGTATGATACTGAACTGGAGGGGTTGTAA